AAAGTAGCTCTAAAAGTAGAGGTATGCCTTGATTTTGTTCACTTATACCCGCAATAGCGCCAACATTGGGCGTTATTGTTAGACCATATAATTCTTGCATAGGTAATGAAACTTTTGGAGATTCATCTTGAGAATAACTAATTGGGCAATGCCTTCCCGTTGGTCCAACATAAACAGTAGGTGCAGCTTGTTTTAATATTTTTTGTTCTTGATAGCTAAGTAAAGATAATAACATCGATGATAAATCGAGTTTATCGAGCTGCGCTTTAGTTTTTATACCGCCAACAAACGGAGCAAACCACGTTGTTAATTTTGCCAATAGCAGTTCATCATCGATTACCACTAAATCATATTCCGGAAAGTACTTGTTCAACCATAACCAACGCGCTTTTAGTGCTAAATCTTTGGCCTGCCAGGATAAAAAACTTAACCCTTTTTTCATCACTAAACTACACCACATAGCACTAATTGATTCAGCGGTTACCTCTTGTTTCAATGGCTGATCTGATAGGACTATTGCACCTAATGAGGTTTGTCTTTTAGCGATTATTCTACCGCTTTTATTATCAAAATTTGCTATATCTTGCTGCTTTATCTGTGCAGCAAAGGTATTGGTTATTTCTTCTAAGCTAATCTGACTAGCTAATCTCACCGTTAACTGGCCACCTAGTTGACTCGTTTGAGCGATAACAATAAAGTCTTCACCTGCTAAAGCATCTTGTTCATTCACTAAGGTTCCTTTGCCATTAACGCAAATAAAATCACCATGATTCCCTCTGGTTTTAGCCACGCGTTCTGGATAAGCATAAGCGAGCAGTACACCTGTTTTTGCTAAATCCAGATCATGAACCCTAAAACGTAATTGTACATTTTGAGCCAGTCGACTCGCTTGTTGTAGAATCCGTTCTAACAATGGATTTTTATTACTTTTATGCTGAATAAGTAATTGCAACCGATGAATTAAATCACAATCATATTTCGCTTGTTCTCCTTTTAAAATATCGCGTTCTTCGAGTAAAGCGGCGATTAAACAAGCCAACAGCGTTATATTCGGCCCTTGGGTTTGTGCCATTAATATCATATGAGCAAACCGTGGGTGACAAGGCAAACAGGATGCTTTTTCACCGTGTTTGGTTAGCAGGTATTTATCATCAACAATGTCTAGGCTTTGTAGTTCTTGCCACGCTTGTTGCTCTTTAGCTTTACTGGGCAGTTCCAATAAAGGCAACTCAGCTAAGGCTGTGACTCCCCATCGAGCAGCTTCGATGAGTGTAGGTAGTAAATCAGCTTGTTGAATATCATTAACACTGTGCAGCGGTCTACGCTCAAAATCATCTTTGCCGTATAAGCGAATACACTGCCCATGCATTAATCGCCCTGCTCGCCCCGCTCTTTGTACAGCTGAAGCCTTTGATATTTGCTTTTGCATTAGCTTATTCATCAAACTAGCACTATCAAAAACAGCAACTTTTTCAAGGCCGCAATCAATAACAAGATCAATGCCGTCAATGGTCAATGAAGTCTCTGCAATATTTGTAGCTAAAACAATTTTACGATGTCCACTTAGACAGGGTGCTATTGCCTGCTGCTGCTCCTTTAAACTCAACTCCCCAAACAAGGGACAAATTTTGACACCTTCCACTTTTTGAGCCATTAAGCTATCAAGTAAAAACCGAATATCGGCCACACCCGGTAAAAAAACTAAGATTGAGCCTATGTGGTTATACATTTTATCTTTAATAACCGCCAATGCATGTTCACGCCAACGTTGATGAGCCCTAGGGGCTTGATAACTCACTTCTATAGGATAGCTCCGTCCTTCACTATTTAACAAATAAGCATCAGGCAATGCTTGGCTTAAATACTCAATATCTAACGTTGCCGACATAAGCAGTATTTTTAAATCATCACGTAATTCTGTTTGTACTTCACGGGTGAGTGCAAAAGCTAAGTCGCCCTGAAGACTTCGTTCATGAAATTCATCAAAAACGACCAATGCCGTACCTAATAGTTCGGCATCTTTTTGAATAATCTGCGTTAATATGCCTTCAGTAATGACCTCAAGACGGGTACTCGTTGATGTTTTACTATCATTACGTAATCGATAACCAACAGTTTCCCCTACCTTTTCTTTCAGCTGTGCAGCTAAAAATGTTGCTATATTTTTAACGGCCAAACGTCTAGGTTGTAGCAAATAAATTTTCTTATTAGCCAAACTTGGCAACGTTAAT
The DNA window shown above is from Colwellia psychrerythraea 34H and carries:
- the hrpB gene encoding ATP-dependent helicase HrpB, which produces MTVTTYLPIEAIKQQFCQSLDEQNTLILSAPPGAGKSTCLPLWLLTLPSLANKKIYLLQPRRLAVKNIATFLAAQLKEKVGETVGYRLRNDSKTSTSTRLEVITEGILTQIIQKDAELLGTALVVFDEFHERSLQGDLAFALTREVQTELRDDLKILLMSATLDIEYLSQALPDAYLLNSEGRSYPIEVSYQAPRAHQRWREHALAVIKDKMYNHIGSILVFLPGVADIRFLLDSLMAQKVEGVKICPLFGELSLKEQQQAIAPCLSGHRKIVLATNIAETSLTIDGIDLVIDCGLEKVAVFDSASLMNKLMQKQISKASAVQRAGRAGRLMHGQCIRLYGKDDFERRPLHSVNDIQQADLLPTLIEAARWGVTALAELPLLELPSKAKEQQAWQELQSLDIVDDKYLLTKHGEKASCLPCHPRFAHMILMAQTQGPNITLLACLIAALLEERDILKGEQAKYDCDLIHRLQLLIQHKSNKNPLLERILQQASRLAQNVQLRFRVHDLDLAKTGVLLAYAYPERVAKTRGNHGDFICVNGKGTLVNEQDALAGEDFIVIAQTSQLGGQLTVRLASQISLEEITNTFAAQIKQQDIANFDNKSGRIIAKRQTSLGAIVLSDQPLKQEVTAESISAMWCSLVMKKGLSFLSWQAKDLALKARWLWLNKYFPEYDLVVIDDELLLAKLTTWFAPFVGGIKTKAQLDKLDLSSMLLSLLSYQEQKILKQAAPTVYVGPTGRHCPISYSQDESPKVSLPMQELYGLTITPNVGAIAGISEQNQGIPLLLELLSPAQRPIQVTQDLVKFWSGSYQAVQKDMKSRYPRHYWPDDPVNAKATNKMKRHIKE